From a single Bacteroidales bacterium genomic region:
- the kdpF gene encoding K(+)-transporting ATPase subunit F, with amino-acid sequence MKLRNLTSVLPLMTAPVTIPAPGIAESNHVSYIIGAVIALFILGYLIYSLLKPDKF; translated from the coding sequence ATGAAATTAAGAAACTTAACATCGGTTTTGCCTCTCATGACTGCCCCGGTAACAATTCCTGCACCCGGGATTGCGGAAAGCAACCATGTCAGTTATATTATCGGTGCGGTCATCGCGCTCTTTATTCTCGGTTACCTTATATATTCCCTTTTAAAACCTGATAAATTTTAA